The Oncorhynchus kisutch isolate 150728-3 linkage group LG10, Okis_V2, whole genome shotgun sequence region GACCTGTGGCTAGTTCTTATCatccttcttctcttcctcctcagtGGGGTAGGAGTGCCATGTCAGACGCTCCTCATAGAAGGAGATGACCACCTGTGGACATTTAATATTGGCCTCCTTGGCCGGCACCAGGTCAGCCTCATCACTGTTCTTCCTGTGGAGACAGAATTTAAGGGTGAAGCCACTTCAATCAGTTATGTCCCACTTTTTTGGAGGGGACAACTAGTATTTGACCGATCTTCCACTCTCCCAGTACCGTATAGCGAAAAGTGTAAAAATCCCAATGCAGCCCAGAACTCACCATTTCATGAGGAACATCAGCTCTCCACTGGAGTCCGTGGCTCCAATGATCCGTTCGGGGTCAAGACCACGCGCAAAGCCTCTGGGCTTCTCTGCCTGAAAGAGTGATGGATAAGGAGAGAATGTTCAGTACAGGGCCACATTCACTGTCTATAGTATCAGGCATGTTCTTTAATATTGACACCAAGTACAGGCTCTCACCTCATCTTTCCTCTTCTTGGGCCTGCCTTCTTCACCCCCTGCCTCTGTGTCAGACTCGCCAGCTTTCCTCTTGCCACCAGACTCTTTCTTGCAACTTTCTTTTTTGTTATGATGATTCTGCATGTACTCCGCAATCAGGTCAGGGCAATCTAGGTTGTCCTGCGGTTCCCATGTATTGTCCTCACTGTGGTAAACAAATACAGGTTAAAAAGGCTACAACAGCTTGAATTTCCAAACTAAGACACTAGCTGTAAAAGGACCATTTATACCTGGGCTCCAACCATCAGATGATTCGGCTCCAAACCCCCCAGAACCAACTGATCGAAGGTTCCCCAGCCCAGGGACCAACTAACAATTGAGATCATTCCAACGTGGTCGTAATAGCACATGGCGGGGGGAAAAAGGTGCAGGGCCCGATGTGGCAGGACTACCACCGCAACACTGGAAGATGAAGTAGCAAAACAGACGGATGCCAAATATACAGCAGCCGAAGACCAAGCAAGTCCCATCTCTGTGTCACCATGGACCAGAAAAAGATGGAAATGGCTACTGACTCTTTGTAGAAAGACGAGAGCAACCAACGAgagcaacaacaaacaaacaaaggaaAGAAGAATAAGAGAACTTGACCCAAGGTCAAGTTTTGTGATTTCACTCAATGGTTCAAATAATCCTAGAATTAGTTTTTCAGGTCTTGGcagacgttttttttttttttaactaggcaagtccgttaagaatgaattattatttacaatgacggccaaaccctaaaccggacgacgctgggccaattgtgcgcagccctatgggactcccaatcacggccagttgtgataccgcctggaatcgaaccagggtctgtagtgatgcctttagcactgagatgcagtgccttagaccactgtgccactcgggagaccaCGGATGCAGTGCCAAGCCCAAAgagtagggccctataaaatctgcgATATGGAGAACCCGGAcagaatccagacattaaaatgGAATATTCAAACATGTATTGAACTTAGAACATCAACTAAATGTAATCTACCatttagaaaatgtatttttcccAAGGTTATAATAAGACATGAACTAAAAGCATAAGGGATTCATATTTTCCTTTAACTTTGAAGAGGCCCCTGTGTGGGCACGAGTTTGTCTGCCACATAGCCATTAGCGATGATGATAACTAcaaggctttcccaaaaaaccttctcaattaaatgtttacTACAAAGTAGTCTATGTCTACCTGGTAGAAttattatttgcatcaatccagtggtgATTTGTTTAACTAATCTAAAATCATGTGTGCTACAGGTCTCTTGCTGGTGCCAGGCTGCACACTTGAATATAAAAAAGGGTATTAGGCAACAAAAAATAAATGATTTTATAGGGCCCAAAAGCAGCATAAGCAAACGTGTGTAGGGAGCTGGAATTGGGTGATGTACCCCAGTTCCATAATCTTTCCCGGTTATATCTTAAGCAATTCCGTACACTAGTGGAGTTGGTTGCCCCTCTAAGGGAATCAAGACACTAATTTCAAGGACAGCATTTCTGCGATTCCTGACAACTGGTGAGCAATAGCTAACCTAATTTTTCAATGTTTGTAGTTGGTATTAGATGGTCATCATGACAATGAGACAACCATGAAGACAAGTAAGGGGAGACCCccatgaaatggacaaaaattaaTGGCAGCTTACTGGCATTGTGCGAACAATATACACAATCGCAAATACCACAAATAAATGGCAGATCATCAAAAACATTGCAAGCGGAACATGGCAAATGCCAAGTGTGATACTCCAAAAATCCCAAAGGTGGCGAGTGAGCGCTACCGTAGATTTTCCATATGGGAAATGGTCACAAAGTCAGATCTCAAGGGTGACATTTTCAAAATCACAAAATAAATTCACACTTTTAAAACATCATATATTATACATATGTAGTAACTTTCTGGATATATTGTCTTATTTTATTGAGTTGTTCCATAAGGCCCATGTTTTGTCAATTTGCCACATATGATCATAGGAAGTCGGATTCCGAACCCAAAAGTTagtgaaccatgtccaaatggcataagaaatgtccaaatggcaTACATACTGAACAAATGATAGATCACTAATGTTAAGCCCTGAATCAACCTAGAATATCTATTTGTCATGTTTGATCATAGGAAGTAAGAATTTCTCGTTGATGTTGATTCAGCATGTCCCTTTCAAAACAGGAAGTCCTTATGGATATGCAATGGACACTGTCAACTTGCAGAAGAGCATGTTCACACTGACAATATAGCATATGTGTAATGGACACTGTCCAATCgctcgttggtgttgatttcagctGTCCATTTGGTGATATTAAATCCCTTATTTGTACATTTCCAATTGTACCATCACGAATTGGACATGCTGCAGAAATGCCAAATTGACTGGCTTGTTGAATTAGGGATGGCCgagcagtgatagtggttcctctccatcgctcgtttgTGTTGATTTCTGCCTGTTCATTTGGTGATGGTAAACCCCTCAGTAAATCCCTCAttaagatggcgtagcagtcgaaagtgtgttttgtcttgtcccatcATGTCCCGTTGTAAATATAGTTTCCTTGTATTATTtcatatatattttaatctcactttcaaTCAACAGACTGagtatactctcctgcaacccgcctcacccaatgtagtaTGGATCTActatttttatactttagaaccgaAACCCCCATCAaaggctagccagctaactagctacaagctactGGTCAGTTAGCCACAGCTAGCGGTCTTCACCTTCAAAATCTAGGTCCCAAAGAAAGCatcagttagccttgagctagcctctagctaggccgtcattgaaaataagaatttgttcttaaccgacttgcctagttaaataaaagttgttttttaatttaaaaaagaaaaatctCCCTGCTTGCCGAAGAGGTCCACCAGCTAATTCAtaggctacaatacctcttttgccaattggcctggaccctttactgCCGACACGGACGTAATCGTCcgaggtggtttcaacaggctctacCGTTGCGACATTGCCAAAGGCCCatctgctagctgtctgaatcgccgtgtctcaggctcgcctagcgtagtagcgACTAACTGAATCACCTATTGCttctcattggaccctatgatcactcggtgACACATGCCTCGCCCTAATgacaatatgccttgtctattcctgttttggttagtgattattgtcttatttcactgtagagcacCCAGCCCTGCCCAATGCCTTAGATAGCCTTTTTgtcccacccccccacacatgcAGTAACCTCACCTGGCTTATCCGGTGCCTAGGTTTATTCAATGCCTAGGTTTAACTCCACTGTActtacatcctaccatacccttgtctgtacattaaaTCTATTCTTCtgcacccagaaatctgctcattTTACTCCCTGTTCCGAACGCACTAAACGACCAGTTCATATAGAGGTTGaggtagaggttaacccaggccctgcagcccccagcaccagtGACTTCTGTAATtgcaaaagccttggtttcatgcatgttaacatcagaagcatcCTCCccatgtttgttttattcactgccttagcacactccgccaacccggatgtcctagctgtgtctgaatcctggtttaggaaggccatAAACAAATCCAGAaatgtccatccccaactacatttttttccaacaagatagaaatgccaaagggggcggagttgcaatctactgcagagatagcctgcagagttctatccaggtctgtgcccaaagaattcgagcttctacttttaaaaatccaccattCCAGAAAGTAGTCTcccaccgttgccgcttgttatagactcCCCTCAGCCCCAAGCTGTGCCCTGGAAagcatatgtgaattgattgccccccatctatcttcagagttcataccgtcaggtgacctaaactgggatatgcttaacaccccggccgtcctacaacctaagctagatgccctcaatctcacacaaatgatcaaggaacctaccaggtacaaccctaaatccgtaaccatgggcacccacatagatatcatcctgcccaacttgccctctaaatacataTCTGCcatcttcaaccaggatctcagcaatccctgcctcattgcctgcatccgtaatgggtctgcagtcaaacgaccaaccctcagcactgtcaaacactccctaaaacacttcagcgagaagGCATTTCcaaatcgacctggcctgggtatcctggaaggacattgacctcatcccgtctgtagaggatgcctggttgctcttcaaaagtgctttcctcaccatcttaaataagcatgtagaacaaagaacagatatagcccttggtttagCCGACTTGACAgcacttgaccagcacaaaaacatcctgttgcattctgcattagcatcgaatagcccccgcgatatgcaacttttcagggaagtcaggaaccaatatacagtcagttaggaacactAAGGCTAGCCTTTTCAAACATCAATTTGCATCCTGTTGCACTAATTCCAGAAAGTTTTGgaacactgaagtccatggagaataagagcacctcctcccagctgcccactgcactgaggataggagacactgtcaccaccgataaatctacgataatcgatcatttcaataagcatttttctgcggctggccatgctttcagCCTGGCTACCCATATCCCGGGCAACAGCTCTAAacccccctgcagcaacttgtccaagcagatgacaccattctgtatacatctggcccttctttggacactgtgctaacaaacctccaaacgagcttcaatgccatacaacacttcttccgtggcctccagctgtttttaaatgctagtaaaactaaatgcatataCATACAACAcaccactgagacctgtatgctctcgttggctggccctcaatacatatttgtcgccaaacccactccaggctccaggtcacctataagtctctgctagataaagcctcgccttatctcagctcatgggtcaccatagcaacacccacctgtaacacacactccagcaggtatatttcactggtcatccaaAGCCAACACTTGTTTtcgccacctttccttccagttctctgctgccaatgactggaacgaattgcaaaaatatctccctctaaccttaagcatcagctgtcagagcagcttactgtacagcgatcactgtacctgtacacagccaatctgtaaatagcacacccaactacctcatccccataatttatcttcttgctcttttgcaccccagtatatctgcttgcacatcatcatctgcacatatatcacgccagtgttaatgctaaattgtaattattttgcctctatggcctatttgccttacctccctaatcttctacatttcagcacactgtacatagatttttctattgtgttaatgactgtacgtttgtttgtataactctgtagtttttttgtcgcactgccgggttacagttgtaaatgaaaacttgatctcaactagcctaccattTGCAATATAAAATGTACAATACCAATATATTATACTGCCATCAGGTCAGCCATCAGTCAATAAGATATCATACTGACACCAAACTCACTTTGTCCAGCTCTTTTaaaagccaactatcacatatttcagagtCAGCCCACAATTCATAAACTTCAAAAACAGTTACATTCAAGCTGCAGGTGcagttctgacattatgtgtaggccattATGTGTAGATCTTAATTAGTTCTGAAAATGCACTTTTTTCAAAGCATTGCTATGGGGTCCCTGAGAACTATCGGACAGAAACTTTAGGGTCCGTCTCCATGGGCCTAGTCTTGTGATTctgggacttttctaaatgtcgtcactTTTGCAACGttaaaaatgaattgaagttaaGTTATTGCAAATGGAGGAGGCTGTTTCTCAGCTTGAGAAacttctagagccacataactcaccgTGCTGGATTTTCttggcacacagccaagacaacgcacaCATAGCTttggggcaagtctctgaatgtccttgagtggcccagcaagaacTTAGACTTGAACTCAATTGAACATCTcttgagacctgaaaatggtGCATGAGGAGATGGCTCTCTCCTGAGGAATGGTGCTATTGTGTGTTCTCGCATTATTTGTAACTGATTTTGTACGTAATGTTTCTGCAACTCTCTCTTATGACcagaaagagcttctggataaggacagcgattactcacctcgtactggaagAAGATTTTCTCTTTAACGAGTCGACACAAAGGACTTACTTCACCCACCCAACAAGGCCCTCATCCTaatcattcgcaggagaaagagacggagatatCAGTGAtgtaggtcggggtgccttgtaaggatccgacggtgagtgggtaatctgcctttaccatcagtcctattagccaacgttcagtcattggataataaaatagaTTAACTACGATCACGTATACCCTACAAAGGAGACATTAAAAACTGCAACGTCCTaagtttcaccgagtcgtggctgaacgacgacataaATAACATACAGCGGGCGGGTTTTACGCTGCATCAGCAAGATAGAACAGCCGCCTCTGGTAAGGCAAGGGGTGGCAGTCTATGTATAttttaaacaacagctggtgcacgaaatctaatagTAAGGAAGTcccgaggttttgctcgcctgaggtagagtatctcatgaaaagctgtagaccacacgatCTACCAAGAGAGCtctcatctatattcttcgtagtTGTCTAttcaccaccacaaaccaatgctgtgACTAAGACCAcacaatgagctgtataaggccataagcaaacatgaaaacgctcacccagaagGCGGCGCTCCtattggccggggactttaacgcagggaaacttaaatccggtttacctcatttctaccagcatgttaaatgtgcaaccagagggaaaacatttctagaccacctttactccaaacacagacacatataAAGCTCTCACTCGCCctccatttgtcaaatctgaACACAATTCTACCCTCCTGATTTCTGCTTTCAAAAACGAAAGCAGGGAGCTCCAGTCACTCAGTAAATTTTAAAAAACGGGTCAGAtcaagcagatgctaagctacaggccTGTTTTGCTtgtacagactggaatatgtttcccGGGATTATTCCTATGCCATTAAggacatcagtcactggcttcatcaataagcccatcgatgacgtcgtccccacagtgactgtacgtacataccccaaccagaagccatggattacaggcaactgttgtggcagaatcagaattcttTAGACAACATTGCTAAGATGTTTTATCAATGTTCATATGTATGCTTATGTGGAAAAAATGACTTGGggtccagagaggggagaggtcaggtttGTCTGATATGTGAATGTGTCTAACtattcctaaaccatgtgaagggatggtgtgattaatggggaaccagttagttggctccacaatgtctgtgtgccagtcactcctctCATTAGATTTTGTCCAGGAGGGGTTGTATTTttgatgggagtatctagaattgacaattgatatatgccattggatgaggtaatgttttggtcctaagtggtaccaagaacgagataagaacttcgtttaggagaccaaactgaacaataatttatagctaatgttttgtaagcactctcagagaattcatttatagacactgaattgatctgagagtcaaacAGGGCTATGGTAAAGCTCAAATAATTAAATATGGACTTCATAAtatactctgacttgtgtgtggtttgctctctcatgatttgtaatacaggacatttccacgacacaACATCCACACTAAGCTAaaaggtagagctgccactttcaaggagtgggactcgaacctggaagcttataacaAATCCTTCTATGCCCTCCTACAAAACCATAAAACAGGCAAAAGCATCAATACAGAACTAAGACTGAATGGTAccacaccggctccgacgctttccggatgtggcagggcacgcaaactattacagactaaaaAAGGGAAGTACAGCCGCAAGTTGCCCAGTGACACCAgccgagctaaattacttctatgctcgcttcgaggcaagcaacactgaaacatgcatgagagcatcagctgttctggacaactgtgtgataacgctctctgtagccgatgtgagtaagacctttaaacgggtcaacattcacaaggccgcaggtccTAACGGGTTATGGATATGTGTACACCGAGAATGCACTGACCAacttgcaagtgtcttcactgacattttcaacctgtccctgaccaagtctgtaagatcaacatgtttcaagcagaccaccatagtccctgtgcccaataacactAAGGGAACCTGCCTATattactaccgacccgtagcactcacgtctgtagccacgGTGTGCTTGAAAGGcttgtcatggctcacaacaccattatcccagaaaccctagacccaccccaatttgcatactgccacaacagatccacagatgatgcaatctctattgctctCCATACTGCCCTTACGCACCTGGACAAaaggcattcaacaccatagtgccctcaaagctcatcatgaagctaaggaccctgggactaaacacctctctctgacatggatcctggacttcctgacaggctgcctccaggtggtaagggtaggtaacaacacatccgccacactgatcctcaagacaggggcccctcagtggtgcatgcttagtcccctcctgtactccctcttcactcatgactgcacggccaggcacgaatccaacaccatcattaagttttccgatgacacaacaggcaacgatgagacagcctatagggaggtcagggacctggccatgtggtgccaggacaacatcctctccctcaatgtgatcaagacaaaggagatgattgtctACTactggaaaaggaggaccgagaatgtccccattctcatcgacggggctgaagcggagcaggttgagagcttcaagttccttggtgtccacatcaccaaactatcatggttcaaacacaccaagacagtcgtgaagagggcacaacaaagcctattccccctcaggagactgaagagacttgGTATGGCTCCTAAGATCcgcaaaaggttatacagcttcACCATCGAGAACATGAGAACTGGTATGAGAACTGCTCAGCCTCAAccccaaggcactacagagggtagtgcaaacggcccagtatACAAGTGGGGCCAatattcctgccatccagaacctctataccaggcggtgtcagaggaagaccctaaaaattgtcaaagactccagccaccctagtcatagacttctatctgctaccacacagcaagcggtaccggagcaccaagtctaggtccaaaaggcttaacagcttctacccccaagccataagactcctgaacagctaatcaaatggctacccatacTATTTGCATTGCCACCCGCCTcatcttttacactgctgctactctgttaattatctattcatagtcattttaactctacctacatgtacatattaccttaattaccttgactaaccggtaccccctatatatagcctcgctactgttattttaccactgctctttaattattttttattttttacttaacacttatttttttataaactgcattgttggttaagggcttgtatgtaagcatttcactgtgttgtattcggcgcatttgacaaataaatatttggtttgaaatagctgtgcagcaacactccacatctaacctgacagagcttgagaggatctgcagagaggaatgggagaaactctccaaatacaggtgtgccaagcttgtagcgtcatacccaagaagactcgaggctgtaatcgcagccaaaggcgcttcaacaaagtacagagtaaagcatttgaatacttatgtaaatgtgatatcagttttttgTGTTttgcacaccaagacagtcgtgaagagggcacaacaaagcctattccccctcaggagactgaagagacttgGCATGGCTCctaagatcctcaaaaggttatacagcttcACCATCGAGAACATGAGAACTGGTATGAGAACT contains the following coding sequences:
- the LOC109897580 gene encoding chromobox protein homolog 1-like, which translates into the protein MSEPTATEPPSDVTPIVTTGVTTEGVDQPSTNANEPPKEEVKLAATAGKKQTKKKVEEVVEEEEEEYVVEKVLDRRVVKGRVEFLLKWKGFSDEDNTWEPQDNLDCPDLIAEYMQNHHNKKESCKKESGGKRKAGESDTEAGGEEGRPKKRKDEAEKPRGFARGLDPERIIGATDSSGELMFLMKWKNSDEADLVPAKEANIKCPQVVISFYEERLTWHSYPTEEEEKKDDKN